Proteins from one Planctomyces sp. SH-PL62 genomic window:
- a CDS encoding NAD(P)-dependent alcohol dehydrogenase: MKCFVMKGLGEVGFMDKPVPTPGPNDAVVKTTRALVCTSDVHTLRGGVGERRDLTLGHEAVGVVAELGGEVKGFRVGDRVLVGAITPDFSCENCQRGYTSQCRGLLGGWRYANDKDGVFAEFFHVNDARANLTPIPDAIPDEAAVYCADMMSTGLMGAEHAAIPPGGVVAVFAQGPVGLMATACARLLGAGLVIAVEGVPKRRELARHFGADVVVDPSRGDAVEEILRLTDGVGVDSAIECLGAQATFEACVEATRPGGTISVAGYFGHGDSVAIPRLAWGVGMGDKTIRTGLCPGGSLRMRRLLRLLETGRIDPTPLTTHRFRFEEVGEALRLMETKADGVVKPLITFDA, translated from the coding sequence ATGAAGTGTTTCGTGATGAAGGGGCTCGGCGAGGTCGGGTTCATGGACAAGCCCGTCCCGACGCCCGGGCCCAACGACGCCGTCGTCAAGACGACGCGCGCCCTGGTCTGCACGTCCGACGTCCACACCCTGCGGGGCGGCGTCGGCGAGCGGCGCGACCTGACGCTGGGCCACGAGGCCGTCGGGGTCGTCGCCGAGCTGGGGGGCGAGGTGAAGGGCTTCCGGGTCGGGGATCGGGTGCTGGTCGGGGCCATCACCCCCGACTTCTCGTGCGAGAACTGCCAGCGGGGCTACACCTCGCAGTGCCGGGGTCTGCTCGGCGGCTGGCGGTACGCCAACGACAAGGACGGCGTCTTCGCCGAGTTCTTCCACGTCAACGACGCCCGGGCCAACCTGACGCCGATCCCGGACGCGATCCCCGACGAGGCGGCGGTCTACTGCGCCGACATGATGTCCACCGGGCTGATGGGGGCCGAGCACGCCGCCATCCCGCCCGGGGGCGTGGTGGCGGTCTTCGCCCAGGGGCCGGTGGGCCTGATGGCGACGGCCTGCGCCCGGCTGCTGGGGGCGGGCCTGGTCATCGCGGTCGAGGGCGTCCCCAAGCGCCGGGAGCTGGCCCGGCATTTCGGGGCCGACGTGGTCGTGGACCCCTCGCGGGGGGACGCGGTCGAGGAGATCCTGCGGCTGACGGACGGGGTCGGGGTCGATTCGGCGATCGAGTGCCTGGGGGCCCAGGCGACCTTCGAGGCGTGCGTCGAGGCGACCCGGCCGGGCGGGACGATCTCGGTGGCCGGCTACTTCGGCCACGGCGATTCCGTGGCGATCCCCCGGCTGGCCTGGGGCGTCGGGATGGGCGACAAGACGATCCGCACCGGCCTCTGCCCGGGCGGGAGCCTGCGGATGCGGCGCCTGCTCCGGCTGCTGGAGACCGGCCGGATCGACCCGACCCCGCTGACGACCCATCGGTTCCGGTTCGAGGAGGTGGGCGAGGCCCTCCGGCTGATGGAGACGAAGGCGGACGGGGTCGTCAAGCCGTTGATCACCTTCGACGCGTGA
- a CDS encoding DUF983 domain-containing protein yields MRVQERRRGGGGGRLKPRAVLSQRCAECGEGRVFRSSLGMNETCPCCGCRFERGPGYFTGAMYFSYALGIPIIAAGTAIGRFWLAPSWPMTWVIVAAWAAFLPLAPAVFRYSRVLFIHLDRYLDPEGSGD; encoded by the coding sequence TTGAGAGTCCAGGAGAGGCGGCGCGGGGGGGGCGGGGGACGCCTGAAGCCCCGGGCCGTGCTGTCGCAGAGGTGTGCGGAGTGCGGCGAGGGGCGGGTCTTCCGGTCTTCGCTGGGGATGAACGAGACCTGTCCGTGCTGCGGCTGCCGGTTCGAGCGCGGGCCGGGATACTTCACCGGGGCCATGTATTTCAGCTACGCGCTGGGCATCCCGATCATCGCGGCCGGGACGGCGATCGGCCGGTTCTGGCTCGCCCCGTCCTGGCCCATGACCTGGGTGATCGTCGCGGCCTGGGCCGCGTTCCTGCCGCTGGCGCCGGCGGTGTTCCGCTATTCGCGGGTGCTGTTCATCCACCTCGACCGCTATCTGGACCCCGAGGGGTCGGGAGACTGA
- the nth gene encoding endonuclease III domain-containing protein: protein MGEGTEGRGGTEPWDADEAFRRLREAVRGLPKAAVFDLRDRGFGSPFEVLVASLISARTRDETTLAVGLRLFPIAASPQAMIDLGEARLVELIRPATFPEPKARDILELSRRILAEHGGEVPETVEELTAFRGVGPKIAALTRAVAFGAATIPVDVHVHRVANRWGLVATRTPEATMKALEAVLPRRYWIETNERLVPFGKFICTGVAPFCSTCLLLSMCRRVGVTRSR, encoded by the coding sequence ATGGGCGAAGGGACCGAAGGGCGGGGGGGGACCGAGCCCTGGGACGCCGATGAGGCGTTCCGGCGGCTGCGCGAGGCCGTGCGGGGGCTCCCCAAGGCGGCGGTGTTCGACCTCCGCGACCGCGGGTTCGGCAGCCCGTTCGAGGTCCTCGTCGCCAGCCTGATCTCGGCCCGGACCCGCGACGAGACGACGCTTGCGGTCGGCCTCCGGCTGTTCCCGATCGCGGCCTCGCCCCAGGCGATGATCGACCTGGGGGAAGCCCGGCTGGTCGAGCTGATCCGGCCGGCGACCTTCCCCGAGCCCAAGGCGCGGGACATCCTGGAGCTGTCGCGGCGGATCCTCGCGGAGCACGGCGGGGAGGTCCCGGAGACGGTCGAGGAGCTGACGGCCTTCCGCGGGGTCGGCCCGAAGATCGCGGCCCTGACGCGGGCCGTGGCGTTCGGCGCGGCGACGATCCCGGTCGACGTCCACGTCCACCGGGTCGCCAACCGCTGGGGCCTGGTCGCCACCCGCACGCCGGAGGCGACCATGAAGGCCCTGGAGGCCGTCCTTCCCAGGCGCTACTGGATCGAGACCAACGAACGCCTGGTGCCGTTCGGCAAGTTCATCTGCACGGGCGTCGCGCCGTTTTGCTCGACCTGCCTCCTGCTCTCGATGTGCCGGCGCGTCGGGGTGACGCGGAGCCGGTGA
- a CDS encoding ankyrin repeat domain-containing protein: MDENEHRHFRWIEAARRGDVAAVAAFIDQGMDVDAGSASGITALMQAVGWGQFDVVRLLLDRGADPNLTDAQGYSATTCAIAAPRNGHEMLPILLAAGGRRQTLPDAVWSGDVELARTLLDEGADVDFGKGWTYHGTMLQVASLLGDLAMVDLFLARGADTEEESDIHERPLTVASERGHVEVVRRLLDYGADVDVVDQYGMSALSHASEKGNRPLYKLLLARGAKIRMFDALNEGDLIMFESLLDAQLREDADVDHISRWGGGRLAAYAAEVGNVVVLQMALDRGAVLHHDAYDGTPPLALAAKGGNIEAMELLIARGADPNRSGGDGLTPLAWALKEGQAEAAALLRHAGAVL, from the coding sequence ATGGATGAAAACGAGCATCGCCATTTCCGATGGATCGAGGCCGCCCGCCGCGGCGACGTGGCTGCGGTCGCCGCCTTTATCGACCAGGGAATGGACGTCGACGCCGGCAGCGCGTCCGGCATTACCGCGTTGATGCAGGCCGTGGGGTGGGGACAATTCGACGTGGTTCGGCTCTTGTTGGACCGGGGAGCGGACCCGAACCTGACAGACGCCCAGGGCTACTCGGCGACGACCTGCGCGATCGCCGCCCCAAGGAACGGGCACGAGATGCTGCCGATCCTGCTCGCAGCCGGCGGCCGACGCCAGACCCTCCCGGACGCGGTCTGGTCGGGCGACGTCGAACTCGCCCGAACCCTCCTCGACGAGGGAGCCGACGTCGACTTCGGCAAGGGGTGGACGTATCACGGGACGATGCTCCAGGTCGCCAGCCTCCTGGGCGACCTCGCGATGGTCGACCTGTTTCTCGCCCGGGGGGCCGACACCGAAGAGGAGAGCGACATCCACGAACGCCCCCTGACGGTCGCGTCGGAGCGAGGCCACGTGGAAGTCGTCCGGCGACTCCTGGATTATGGTGCCGACGTCGACGTCGTCGACCAGTACGGCATGAGCGCCCTGTCGCACGCGAGCGAGAAGGGAAATCGGCCCCTGTACAAGTTGCTGCTCGCGAGGGGGGCGAAGATCAGGATGTTCGATGCCCTGAATGAAGGCGACTTGATCATGTTTGAGAGTCTCCTCGACGCGCAACTGCGGGAGGACGCGGATGTCGACCACATCAGCCGATGGGGCGGTGGTCGCCTGGCGGCCTATGCGGCGGAGGTAGGAAACGTCGTGGTCCTTCAGATGGCGCTCGATCGCGGGGCCGTTCTCCATCACGATGCCTATGACGGCACCCCGCCGCTCGCGCTGGCCGCGAAGGGGGGGAACATCGAAGCGATGGAGTTGCTGATCGCGCGGGGAGCCGATCCGAATCGGTCCGGGGGAGATGGCCTCACTCCGCTGGCCTGGGCGTTGAAGGAAGGTCAAGCCGAGGCCGCCGCCCTGCTAAGACATGCCGGCGCGGTGCTCTGA